A genomic segment from Polyangium mundeleinium encodes:
- a CDS encoding methylmalonyl-CoA mutase family protein: protein MEFPSVTVAAWRAQVEKELGGRSFEASLVHEAMERILIAPLYTEAPASARATRDLSAPPFRICMRQERGAAAADLVADVEGGADALWLRLEDACAAALAPADFAQTFFVFDREEASSMEAVERNVTALAPVVASRFALSMDPLADRARGAAPFATLAEDLATLGGVAQFVEARAPEATSVLVSTLPYHDAGADAADEIAVALSTGARYLDALLEAGLSPERAARQIAVQIAVGRDTFVELCKVRALRTCWRKLLAAVGVASAPRTCVHAVCSSRTLTTRDPWVNMLRVTTQMFSAILGGADLVTPNAFDQAFGVPSALARRVARNTGLVLREESFLGKVADPAGGSYAFETLTDALAREAWQRFRALEREGGIPSALESGSLAARLEAVSRTWRERIAKRKVPLLGVSEFANLDETLPRPAPGAEAPPRVAHALAADRDAAAFEALRARAEATETPPEALLVTLGPFAESRPRAGFAAGFFAAGGIRTRESTTDETAPIVCLCGTDERYATEAAPRARALKAAGCKRVLVAGRPSRLDAPLREAGVDGFIFVGCDAVTLLSELLGVPS, encoded by the coding sequence ATGGAGTTCCCGTCTGTCACGGTCGCCGCGTGGCGCGCCCAAGTCGAAAAAGAGCTTGGAGGCCGCTCGTTCGAGGCCTCCCTCGTCCACGAGGCGATGGAGCGGATCCTGATCGCGCCGCTCTACACCGAGGCTCCGGCCTCCGCGCGCGCCACGCGTGATCTCTCCGCGCCGCCGTTCCGGATCTGCATGCGTCAGGAGCGCGGCGCGGCGGCCGCCGATCTCGTGGCCGATGTCGAAGGGGGCGCCGACGCGCTTTGGCTCAGGCTCGAAGACGCGTGCGCCGCTGCGCTCGCCCCCGCGGATTTCGCGCAGACGTTCTTTGTCTTCGACAGGGAGGAGGCCTCCTCGATGGAGGCCGTGGAGCGCAACGTCACCGCCCTCGCGCCCGTGGTCGCGTCGCGCTTCGCCCTGAGCATGGACCCGCTCGCCGACCGCGCGCGTGGCGCCGCGCCGTTCGCGACCCTCGCCGAGGATCTCGCGACGCTCGGGGGCGTCGCGCAATTCGTCGAAGCACGCGCGCCGGAGGCGACCTCGGTGCTCGTCTCGACGCTGCCGTACCACGACGCCGGCGCGGACGCCGCGGACGAGATTGCCGTCGCGCTCTCCACCGGCGCGCGGTACCTGGATGCGCTGCTCGAAGCGGGGCTCTCGCCGGAGCGGGCCGCGCGCCAGATCGCCGTGCAAATCGCGGTCGGTCGGGACACGTTCGTCGAATTGTGCAAAGTCCGCGCGCTGCGGACGTGCTGGCGGAAGCTCCTCGCGGCCGTCGGCGTGGCCAGCGCGCCGCGCACATGCGTCCACGCCGTGTGCTCCTCACGGACGCTCACGACGCGTGATCCCTGGGTGAACATGTTGCGCGTCACGACCCAGATGTTTTCCGCGATCCTCGGCGGCGCCGATCTCGTCACGCCCAACGCATTTGATCAGGCCTTCGGCGTCCCCTCCGCGCTTGCTCGTCGCGTCGCGCGGAACACGGGGCTCGTCCTTCGCGAGGAGAGCTTCCTCGGCAAGGTCGCCGATCCTGCCGGCGGCTCGTATGCCTTCGAGACGCTCACGGACGCGCTCGCGCGTGAAGCTTGGCAGCGGTTCCGGGCTCTCGAACGAGAGGGGGGCATCCCATCCGCGCTGGAGAGCGGCAGCCTCGCGGCGAGGCTCGAGGCCGTCTCGCGCACGTGGCGCGAGCGCATCGCGAAACGCAAGGTCCCCCTTCTCGGCGTGTCCGAGTTCGCCAACCTCGACGAGACGCTCCCGCGCCCCGCGCCGGGGGCAGAGGCGCCTCCACGCGTCGCGCACGCGCTCGCAGCCGATCGCGACGCAGCGGCGTTCGAGGCGCTCCGCGCGCGCGCGGAGGCCACGGAGACCCCGCCCGAAGCGCTGCTGGTCACGCTCGGCCCCTTCGCCGAGTCACGCCCACGCGCTGGCTTCGCCGCCGGTTTCTTCGCCGCGGGCGGCATTCGCACGCGGGAGAGCACGACGGACGAGACCGCCCCCATCGTTTGCCTCTGCGGCACCGACGAGCGTTACGCGACCGAGGCGGCGCCGCGCGCGCGTGCGCTCAAGGCCGCCGGCTGCAAGCGTGTCCTCGTCGCCGGGCGTCCTTCCCGGCTCGATGCGCCGCTGCGCGAGGCCGGCGTCGACGGCTTCATTTTCGTCGGTTGCGACGCAGTGACCCTCCTCTCCGAACTCCTCGGCGTCCCGTCATGA
- a CDS encoding alpha/beta hydrolase, translating to MRILVLLISLALLIAAPAPALATPSVAVRSVSFTVTNPLELGMLRTVRGKLYLPANAPQCRKSVMLLIPGLSYGAWAWDFPYEPDTYSVARALASQGFPAIAIDKLGYGASDRPNGYTLTIESYAAMTSQIVTQLRTGLYQTPLPSLPMAFSRVGLMGHSAGTEIAELTAGLFGGVDVLIATGYTHVFTPRILADFTTGDTVRAALSDHVYFGGTVEQRTEYMYNLSAADPAVVALDTAMAELTPSGEILTISSQPSRLVMGLITAPVLLVLAEQDLLFPPSLLGVPVGELELALFALSADKALHVVPDAGHSFMLHTNAPETNAAIVDWLSERVPACQASGGLPLLF from the coding sequence ATGCGCATTCTCGTCCTCCTCATCTCCTTGGCCCTGCTGATTGCCGCGCCGGCACCAGCGCTCGCCACCCCTTCGGTGGCCGTGCGGTCCGTGTCCTTCACCGTCACGAATCCCCTGGAGCTCGGTATGCTCCGGACGGTGCGGGGCAAGCTTTATCTCCCGGCCAACGCCCCTCAGTGTCGCAAATCGGTGATGCTCCTCATCCCGGGCCTCTCGTATGGCGCCTGGGCGTGGGATTTCCCGTATGAGCCAGACACCTATTCGGTCGCGCGTGCTCTCGCGTCCCAGGGCTTCCCGGCGATCGCCATCGACAAGCTGGGGTATGGCGCGTCGGATCGCCCCAACGGCTACACCCTCACGATCGAGTCCTACGCGGCGATGACGTCACAGATCGTGACGCAGCTCCGGACCGGCCTGTACCAGACGCCCCTGCCGTCCTTGCCCATGGCGTTCTCGCGGGTGGGGCTCATGGGCCATTCGGCAGGCACCGAGATCGCCGAGCTGACGGCCGGCCTCTTCGGGGGTGTCGATGTGCTCATCGCCACCGGCTACACGCACGTCTTTACGCCGCGCATCTTGGCGGACTTCACCACGGGGGACACCGTGCGCGCGGCGCTGTCCGACCATGTGTACTTCGGCGGGACGGTCGAGCAACGGACCGAGTACATGTACAATCTCTCCGCCGCCGATCCGGCCGTGGTAGCCCTCGACACGGCGATGGCCGAGCTCACGCCCTCGGGCGAGATCCTCACCATCAGCTCCCAGCCCTCGCGGCTGGTCATGGGCCTCATCACCGCGCCGGTGCTTCTGGTGCTCGCGGAGCAGGACCTTCTTTTCCCCCCGAGCCTCTTGGGGGTGCCCGTCGGCGAGCTGGAGCTGGCCCTCTTCGCCTTGTCGGCGGACAAGGCGCTCCACGTCGTCCCCGACGCCGGGCACTCGTTCATGCTCCACACGAACGCGCCGGAGACGAACGCTGCCATCGTCGATTGGCTCTCCGAGCGCGTCCCGGCTTGCCAGGCTTCCGGCGGCCTCCCGCTGCTGTTCTGA
- a CDS encoding nucleotidyltransferase domain-containing protein encodes MLGPEIMTLPAEKQALLDTITARLSAVPGVVAVVLGGSYARGTARPDSDLDVAMYYAEASPFRIEDIRRVAADISIAGPPDVTDFYGWGPWVNGGAWIQTTAGKVDFIYRNLDQVRRTLDDAARGVTHHDFNQQPPFGFYSVIYLAETRACLPLHDPAGHITALKQQVEVYPPLLKEKLVLSNLWLAEFSLVHAAGYAERGDVYAVSGALGRTAAFLTQVLFALHETYFMTDKTAMAEITAGFHADSPRVPPGYVQHLARILARLGETPAELTASTHALRDLWASVVAQALDAGLGYRPAFKLV; translated from the coding sequence TTGCTCGGCCCCGAGATCATGACGCTTCCCGCGGAGAAACAAGCCCTGCTCGATACGATCACCGCGCGCCTTTCGGCCGTGCCAGGCGTCGTCGCCGTCGTGCTCGGCGGTTCGTACGCCCGCGGCACGGCCCGCCCGGATTCGGACCTCGACGTGGCCATGTATTACGCCGAAGCGAGCCCGTTCCGGATCGAGGACATTCGCCGCGTCGCGGCCGACATTTCGATCGCCGGCCCTCCCGACGTGACCGATTTCTACGGCTGGGGGCCGTGGGTCAACGGCGGCGCCTGGATCCAGACCACCGCCGGCAAGGTGGACTTCATTTACCGCAACCTCGATCAGGTCCGGCGCACGCTCGACGATGCGGCGCGGGGCGTCACCCACCATGATTTCAACCAGCAGCCCCCCTTTGGCTTTTACAGCGTGATTTACCTGGCCGAGACGCGCGCCTGCTTGCCGCTGCACGACCCGGCCGGACACATCACAGCCCTGAAACAGCAGGTGGAGGTCTACCCGCCCCTGCTGAAAGAGAAGCTCGTTCTCTCGAATCTATGGCTGGCCGAGTTCTCGCTCGTGCATGCCGCTGGGTACGCCGAGCGCGGCGACGTGTACGCCGTCTCCGGCGCGCTCGGCCGCACGGCCGCATTCCTGACCCAGGTGCTCTTCGCCCTCCATGAAACCTATTTCATGACCGACAAGACCGCCATGGCCGAGATCACCGCCGGCTTTCATGCGGATTCCCCGCGCGTCCCGCCGGGGTACGTGCAGCACCTCGCAAGGATCCTGGCCCGCCTGGGCGAGACCCCGGCCGAACTGACCGCCTCCACCCACGCCCTGCGTGATCTGTGGGCGAGCGTGGTGGCGCAGGCCTTGGACGCAGGCCTCGGCTACCGACCGGCCTTCAAGCTGGTGTGA
- the scpA gene encoding methylmalonyl-CoA mutase: MSRLPNFAELDFDAVQADGSPPAAMPADMWDTPEGIPHRRIYTADDLVGLGHLGTLPGFPPFVRGPYPTMYVQKPWTVRQYAGFSTAEESNAFYRKNLAAGQMGLSIAFDLATHRGYDSDHPRVTGDVGMAGVAIDSILDMRLLFDGIPLDKMSVSMTMNGAVLPILALYIVAAEEQGVPPSSLAGTIQNDILKEFMVRNTYIYPPAPSMRIIADIFAFTSQKMPKFNSISISGYHMQEAGATADLELGYTLADGLEYVRTGIAAGMSVDAFAPRLSFFFAIGMNFFMEVAKLRAARLLWAELMSRFSPKSDKCLALRTHCQTSGWSLTAQDVYNNVIRTCIEAMAATQGHTQSLHTNSLDEALALPTNFSARIARNTQLQLQLESGTCRPVDPWGGSYYVERLTHELAARARQHIDEVEALGGMVKAIEAGVPKLRIEEAAARTQARIDASRQAIIGVNRVRPTSDEAVPVLKVDNAAVRRTQIERLERLRRERDPAACERALEALTACAAGRGGNLLDLATAAARARATVGEMSMALEKVFGRHQAEIRAISGVYAGEVGESSAAVATTRMRTKAFLEREGRRPRILVAKMGQDGHDRGQKVIATAFADLGFDVDIGPLFQTPEETARAAVENDVHVIGASSLAAGHLTLVPELRAALSALGRPDILVVVGGVIPPDDYPALRAAGAAEIFGPGTVIAEAACALLDRLEMDEEP; this comes from the coding sequence ATGAGCCGTCTCCCCAACTTCGCTGAGCTCGACTTCGACGCAGTGCAGGCGGACGGTTCCCCGCCGGCCGCGATGCCCGCGGATATGTGGGACACGCCGGAAGGGATTCCCCACCGGCGAATCTACACGGCCGACGACCTCGTTGGCCTCGGGCACCTCGGCACGCTCCCCGGCTTTCCGCCCTTCGTGCGCGGCCCGTATCCGACGATGTACGTCCAGAAGCCCTGGACCGTGCGTCAGTATGCGGGGTTTTCGACGGCCGAGGAGTCCAACGCGTTTTACCGCAAGAACCTCGCCGCGGGGCAGATGGGCCTCTCGATCGCCTTCGACCTCGCCACGCATCGCGGATACGACAGCGACCATCCGCGGGTCACGGGGGATGTCGGCATGGCGGGCGTGGCCATCGACTCCATCCTCGACATGCGCCTGCTCTTCGACGGCATCCCGCTCGACAAGATGAGCGTCTCGATGACGATGAACGGCGCGGTCTTGCCGATCCTCGCGCTTTACATCGTCGCCGCCGAAGAGCAGGGCGTCCCGCCTTCGAGCCTCGCCGGCACCATCCAGAACGACATCCTCAAAGAGTTCATGGTGCGGAACACGTACATCTATCCGCCCGCGCCCTCGATGCGGATCATCGCCGACATCTTCGCGTTCACCTCGCAGAAGATGCCGAAGTTCAACTCCATCTCCATCTCCGGCTATCACATGCAGGAGGCCGGCGCGACCGCGGATCTCGAGCTCGGATACACGCTCGCCGACGGGCTCGAATACGTGCGCACCGGCATCGCCGCGGGGATGAGCGTGGACGCATTCGCGCCGCGCCTCTCGTTCTTCTTCGCGATCGGGATGAACTTCTTCATGGAGGTCGCGAAGCTCCGCGCCGCCCGGCTCCTCTGGGCCGAGCTCATGTCGCGGTTCTCGCCGAAGAGCGACAAGTGCCTCGCGCTCCGCACGCATTGCCAGACCTCGGGCTGGTCGCTCACGGCGCAGGACGTCTACAACAACGTGATCCGCACGTGCATCGAGGCCATGGCGGCGACCCAAGGTCATACGCAGAGCCTGCACACGAACTCGCTCGACGAGGCGCTCGCGCTCCCGACGAACTTCTCGGCGCGCATCGCGCGGAACACCCAGCTCCAGCTCCAGCTCGAATCGGGCACGTGCAGGCCCGTCGATCCCTGGGGCGGCAGCTACTACGTCGAGCGTCTCACGCACGAGCTCGCCGCGCGCGCGCGGCAGCACATCGACGAGGTCGAAGCGCTGGGCGGCATGGTCAAGGCCATCGAGGCCGGCGTGCCGAAGCTCCGCATCGAAGAAGCCGCCGCGCGTACCCAGGCGCGCATCGACGCAAGCAGGCAGGCCATCATCGGCGTGAACCGCGTCCGTCCGACGAGCGACGAGGCCGTCCCCGTGCTGAAGGTCGACAACGCGGCCGTCCGGCGCACGCAGATCGAGCGGCTCGAACGCCTGCGACGCGAGCGCGACCCCGCGGCATGCGAGCGCGCGCTCGAAGCGCTGACGGCCTGCGCCGCCGGCCGCGGAGGGAACCTGCTCGATCTGGCGACGGCCGCCGCGCGGGCACGCGCCACGGTCGGAGAGATGTCGATGGCGCTCGAAAAGGTGTTCGGGCGTCATCAGGCCGAGATTCGCGCCATCTCCGGCGTGTATGCTGGCGAGGTGGGAGAGAGCTCCGCCGCGGTGGCGACGACACGGATGCGCACCAAGGCGTTCCTCGAACGGGAGGGACGGCGGCCGCGCATCCTCGTCGCCAAGATGGGGCAAGACGGGCACGACCGCGGCCAGAAGGTGATCGCCACGGCGTTCGCCGATCTCGGGTTCGACGTCGACATCGGTCCGCTCTTCCAGACCCCCGAGGAGACGGCGCGCGCCGCCGTCGAGAACGACGTGCACGTCATCGGCGCGAGCTCGCTCGCCGCCGGCCACCTCACGCTCGTCCCGGAGCTGCGCGCGGCGCTTTCGGCGCTCGGCCGTCCCGACATCCTGGTCGTCGTCGGGGGTGTCATTCCCCCCGACGACTATCCAGCGCTGCGCGCGGCGGGCGCCGCGGAGATCTTCGGTCCGGGCACCGTGATCGCCGAGGCGGCCTGCGCTCTGCTCGATCGGCTGGAGATGGACGAGGAGCCATGA
- the meaB gene encoding methylmalonyl Co-A mutase-associated GTPase MeaB — MTRRRPRLSLEAYERGVRERDRAVLAQAITLVESRDETDAALAQALLTRLLPATGGARRVGVTGVPGVGKSTFLDELGMRLLSRGKRIAVLAIDPSSSVSGGSILGDKTRMARLSLEKEAFIRPSPSGLTPGGIARRTRETMLLCEAAGFDVILVETVGVGQGETAVCEMVDFLLVLALPGAGDELQGIKKGVLELADAIGVNKCDGDGALRARTALHDLRAALRYLPRRRPSWKVRALAVSGLTGEGLDALWEVVEEHRRVLEASGELAAMRAEQQRSWMWSLIAERLDRAFRAHPEVERRLARIEADVVAGRMTAPDATDELFAAFTAATRPS; from the coding sequence ATGACGCGAAGGCGTCCGCGCCTCTCGCTGGAGGCTTACGAGCGCGGCGTTCGGGAGCGAGATCGTGCCGTGCTCGCCCAGGCGATCACGCTCGTCGAGAGCCGCGACGAAACGGACGCCGCGCTCGCGCAAGCGCTCCTCACCCGCCTCTTGCCCGCGACGGGCGGGGCGCGGCGGGTCGGCGTGACGGGCGTGCCAGGCGTCGGAAAGAGCACGTTCCTGGACGAGCTCGGGATGCGCCTCTTGTCGCGCGGCAAGAGGATCGCGGTCCTCGCCATCGATCCGTCGAGCTCGGTCTCCGGGGGCTCGATCCTCGGCGACAAGACCCGCATGGCGAGGCTCTCGCTCGAAAAGGAAGCATTCATCCGGCCCTCGCCGAGCGGGCTCACGCCCGGCGGCATCGCGCGGCGCACGCGCGAGACGATGCTGCTTTGCGAGGCCGCCGGCTTTGATGTGATCCTCGTCGAGACCGTGGGCGTGGGGCAGGGCGAGACGGCGGTCTGCGAGATGGTCGATTTCCTCCTGGTGCTCGCGTTGCCGGGTGCGGGCGATGAGCTCCAGGGGATCAAGAAGGGCGTCCTCGAGCTCGCGGATGCCATCGGCGTCAACAAGTGCGACGGCGACGGCGCGTTGCGTGCTCGGACAGCGCTTCATGATCTGCGGGCCGCGCTGCGTTACCTGCCGCGCAGGCGCCCGAGCTGGAAGGTCCGCGCGCTCGCCGTGTCGGGCTTGACGGGAGAGGGGCTCGACGCGCTTTGGGAGGTGGTCGAAGAGCACCGTCGTGTCCTCGAAGCCTCGGGGGAACTCGCGGCGATGCGCGCGGAGCAGCAACGATCCTGGATGTGGTCGCTGATCGCCGAGCGGCTCGACCGGGCGTTCCGTGCCCACCCCGAGGTCGAGCGGCGGCTCGCGCGCATCGAGGCCGATGTCGTGGCAGGGCGCATGACGGCGCCGGACGCCACGGATGAGCTGTTTGCGGCCTTCACCGCCGCGACCAGGCCTTCCTGA
- a CDS encoding methylmalonyl-CoA mutase family protein, translating into MRRLMQASGAEVVHLGHNRSVAEIVNCAIQEDVQGIAITSYQGGHVEYFKYMIDLLRRAGARIEVFGGGGGTILPSEIEELHAYGVARIYSPDDGRAMGLQGMINDLIERCDFEKRSAEFEPYLARLSERGPATLASLITIAENFPEAGDRLRAALAALPARSKRAPVLGITGTGGAGKSSLVDEFVRRFLADSKDKTLAVLSVDPSKRKSGGALLGDRIRMNAIDDPRIYMRSLATRQSNLALSKHVGESIEVCRAAGFDLIVVETSGIGQSDTEITEYADVSLYLMTAEYGAATQLEKIDMLDFADIIAINKFDKRGSLDALRDVKKQWRRNHNAFDVADEDVPVYGTIASQFNDPGMNRLYRTIVETLAAKTKAPLESRLELTAGMSEKRWVIPPERTRYLAEIVETCEAYDAFTRAQAAIARRMYQLRGTIEALRANVGKKHLEIVEPTGPADTVLVTQRIEGEPPFLGELVELYRDLESRLAPECKKLLDEWPATKRRYAAAKYQFQVRDKVIELDLVSESLSHLRIPKVSLPKYEDWGDLLTWLLREAPPGQFPFTAGVFPLKRENEDPARMFAGEGGPERTNRRFHYVSRGLPAKRLSTAFDSVTLYGEDPDHRPDIYGKVGNSGVSIANVDDAKKLYSGFDLSDPTTSVSMTINGPAPMLLGFFLNAAIDQGCEKWIRSQGKVAEVEQRITEIFAQRGVPRPSYQGALPAGNDGLGLMLLGVSGDEVLPREVYEKIRAATLSAVRGTVQADILKEDQAQNTCIFSTEFALRLMGDIQQYFIDKKVRNFYSVSISGYHIAEAGANPISQLAFTLSNGFTFVEYYLSRGMHIDDFAPNLSFFFSNGMDPEYTVIGRVARRIWAKTMRDKYGGNERSQKLKYHIQTSGRSLHAQEIAFNDIRTTLQALLALQDNCNSLHTNAYDEAITTPTEESVRRALAIQLIITKEFGLAKNENPTQGSFIVEELTDLVEAAVLHEFRSISERGGVLGAMERMYQRSKIQEESLYYETLKHNGALPIIGVNTFLDPKGSPTVSPPEVIRASKEEKEYAIEARDAFWKRNAAVAPAALEAVKHAALDGGNIFDALVEACKVCTLGQLSHALYQVGGQYRRNM; encoded by the coding sequence ATGCGCCGCCTGATGCAGGCCTCCGGCGCCGAGGTCGTGCATCTCGGGCACAACCGCTCGGTCGCCGAGATCGTCAACTGCGCCATTCAGGAAGACGTGCAGGGGATCGCCATCACGTCCTACCAAGGCGGGCACGTCGAGTACTTCAAGTACATGATCGATCTCCTGCGGCGCGCGGGCGCTCGCATCGAGGTCTTCGGCGGAGGCGGCGGGACCATCCTGCCCTCCGAGATCGAGGAGCTCCACGCGTACGGCGTCGCCCGCATTTATTCGCCCGACGACGGCCGGGCGATGGGCCTTCAGGGGATGATCAACGATCTGATCGAGCGATGCGACTTCGAGAAGCGCAGCGCAGAATTCGAGCCGTACCTCGCGCGCCTCTCCGAGCGAGGGCCGGCCACGCTCGCCTCGCTCATCACCATCGCCGAGAATTTCCCCGAGGCCGGCGACAGGCTGCGTGCTGCGCTCGCCGCGCTCCCCGCGCGGTCGAAACGGGCGCCCGTGCTCGGCATCACGGGCACCGGCGGCGCCGGCAAGTCGAGCCTCGTCGACGAGTTCGTGCGCCGCTTCCTCGCCGATAGCAAGGACAAGACGCTCGCCGTGCTCTCGGTCGATCCCTCGAAGCGCAAATCGGGCGGCGCGCTGCTCGGCGACCGCATCCGCATGAACGCGATCGACGATCCACGCATTTACATGCGGTCTCTCGCGACGCGCCAATCGAACCTCGCGCTCTCGAAGCACGTGGGCGAGTCGATCGAGGTGTGCCGCGCGGCCGGCTTCGATCTCATCGTGGTCGAGACGTCGGGCATCGGGCAATCCGACACGGAGATCACCGAGTATGCCGACGTCTCGTTGTACCTCATGACGGCCGAGTACGGCGCGGCGACGCAGCTCGAAAAGATCGACATGCTCGATTTCGCCGACATCATCGCCATCAACAAGTTCGACAAGCGCGGCTCGCTCGACGCGCTGCGCGACGTCAAGAAGCAGTGGAGACGCAACCACAACGCCTTCGACGTCGCCGACGAGGACGTCCCGGTGTATGGGACGATCGCCTCGCAGTTCAACGATCCGGGGATGAACAGGCTCTACCGGACGATCGTGGAGACCCTCGCCGCGAAGACCAAGGCGCCGCTCGAATCGCGGCTCGAACTCACGGCTGGAATGAGCGAGAAGCGCTGGGTCATCCCCCCCGAACGCACGCGATACCTCGCCGAGATCGTCGAGACGTGCGAGGCCTACGACGCTTTCACGCGCGCCCAGGCGGCGATCGCCCGGAGGATGTACCAGCTCCGCGGCACCATCGAGGCCCTCCGCGCCAACGTCGGCAAGAAGCACCTCGAGATCGTGGAGCCGACCGGCCCGGCCGATACCGTGCTGGTCACGCAGCGCATCGAGGGAGAGCCGCCCTTCCTCGGCGAGCTCGTGGAGCTTTATCGGGACCTCGAGTCACGTCTCGCGCCCGAATGCAAGAAGCTCCTCGACGAGTGGCCCGCCACCAAGCGACGTTATGCGGCGGCCAAGTACCAGTTCCAGGTCCGAGACAAGGTCATCGAGCTCGACCTCGTGTCCGAGTCGCTCTCGCACCTCCGGATCCCGAAGGTCTCGCTGCCGAAATACGAGGACTGGGGTGATCTCCTGACCTGGCTCCTTCGCGAGGCGCCGCCGGGGCAGTTCCCGTTCACGGCGGGCGTCTTCCCGCTCAAGCGGGAGAACGAGGATCCGGCGCGCATGTTCGCGGGCGAAGGCGGCCCGGAGCGCACGAACAGGCGGTTTCACTATGTGTCGCGTGGCCTGCCGGCCAAGCGGCTCTCGACGGCGTTCGACTCCGTCACGCTCTACGGCGAGGATCCGGATCATCGGCCCGACATTTACGGCAAGGTCGGCAACTCCGGCGTCTCGATCGCCAATGTCGACGACGCCAAGAAGCTTTACTCGGGCTTCGATCTGTCCGATCCGACGACATCCGTGTCGATGACCATCAATGGCCCGGCGCCGATGTTGCTGGGCTTCTTCCTCAATGCCGCGATTGACCAGGGCTGCGAGAAGTGGATCCGGAGCCAGGGGAAGGTCGCGGAGGTCGAGCAGAGGATCACCGAGATTTTTGCGCAGCGTGGTGTCCCGCGCCCGAGTTATCAGGGGGCCTTGCCGGCCGGCAACGACGGCCTCGGGCTCATGCTCCTCGGCGTCTCCGGCGACGAGGTCTTGCCCCGCGAGGTCTACGAGAAGATCCGGGCGGCGACGCTCTCGGCGGTCCGCGGCACGGTACAGGCCGACATTCTCAAGGAAGATCAGGCCCAGAATACGTGCATCTTCTCGACCGAGTTCGCGCTACGGCTGATGGGAGACATCCAGCAATACTTCATCGACAAGAAGGTCCGGAACTTCTATTCGGTTTCGATCTCCGGCTACCACATCGCCGAGGCCGGGGCGAACCCGATATCGCAGCTCGCATTCACGCTGTCGAACGGCTTCACGTTCGTCGAATATTACCTCTCGCGCGGGATGCACATCGACGACTTCGCCCCGAACCTGTCGTTCTTCTTCTCGAACGGCATGGATCCCGAATACACCGTCATCGGGCGCGTGGCGCGGCGTATCTGGGCGAAGACGATGCGCGACAAGTACGGCGGCAACGAGCGCTCGCAGAAGCTCAAGTACCACATCCAGACCTCGGGACGCTCACTTCACGCCCAGGAGATCGCGTTCAACGACATCCGGACGACCCTGCAAGCCCTCCTCGCGCTCCAGGACAATTGCAACTCGCTCCACACGAACGCGTATGACGAGGCGATCACGACGCCGACCGAGGAGAGCGTCCGGCGCGCGCTCGCGATTCAGCTCATCATCACCAAGGAGTTCGGCCTGGCCAAGAACGAGAACCCGACGCAAGGCTCGTTCATCGTCGAGGAGCTGACGGATCTCGTCGAGGCGGCCGTGCTCCACGAGTTCCGCTCGATCTCGGAGCGCGGCGGCGTGCTCGGGGCGATGGAGCGCATGTACCAGCGCTCCAAGATCCAGGAGGAGTCGCTCTACTACGAGACGCTGAAGCACAATGGAGCCTTGCCCATCATCGGGGTCAATACGTTCCTCGATCCCAAGGGCTCCCCGACGGTGTCGCCGCCCGAGGTCATCCGCGCGAGCAAGGAGGAGAAGGAGTATGCGATCGAGGCGCGCGACGCCTTCTGGAAGCGAAACGCGGCCGTGGCGCCGGCCGCCCTGGAGGCCGTGAAGCACGCCGCGCTCGACGGCGGCAACATCTTCGACGCGCTCGTGGAGGCGTGCAAGGTCTGCACGCTCGGCCAGCTCTCGCATGCGCTTTATCAGGTCGGCGGCCAGTACCGGCGCAACATGTGA